The following are from one region of the Bradyrhizobium sediminis genome:
- the coaBC gene encoding bifunctional phosphopantothenoylcysteine decarboxylase/phosphopantothenate--cysteine ligase CoaBC, which yields MASLTIRKLDEAVKVYLRLRSAKNGRSVEEEVRVILGDLIKGRPLSPAALSQAAPPSGAPSRAPRRAADATEQARVTLIIGGGIAAYKALDLIRRLKERHIHVRCVLTRAAQQFVTPLSASALSNERCYTDLFDPASEFDAGHIRLARECDLIVVAPATADLMAKMAQGHADDLASAVLLAANRPILLAPAMNPLMWNNPATRRNVAQLERDGVAMIGPNAGEMAEANEAGVGRMAEPTEIAAAAERLLRPPQPRPLAGKRILITAGPTHEPIDPVRYIANRSSGKQGFAIAAAAQAAGADVILVSGPVDLDDPPGVTVKHVESARDMLQQVEASLPADIAIFAAAVADWRVANAGEQKLKKTGSGMPPLQLVENPDILATISKLGDKRPPLVIGFAAETEHLIDNAKAKLARKGCDWIVANDVSPATGVMGGDRNTVHLLTRDGVNIGVDSWPVMTKEQVATELVARIAGTVEKVS from the coding sequence TGGGTGATCTCATCAAGGGTCGGCCCCTGTCGCCCGCTGCACTCTCGCAGGCCGCTCCGCCGTCTGGGGCCCCGTCCCGCGCGCCCCGGCGCGCCGCTGATGCGACGGAGCAGGCCCGTGTCACCCTGATCATCGGTGGCGGCATCGCGGCCTACAAGGCGCTGGACCTGATCCGGCGGCTGAAGGAGCGGCATATCCACGTCCGCTGCGTCCTGACCCGCGCCGCGCAGCAGTTCGTCACGCCGCTTTCCGCCAGCGCGCTGTCGAACGAGCGCTGCTACACTGACCTGTTCGATCCGGCGAGCGAGTTCGACGCTGGCCACATTCGCCTTGCCCGTGAATGCGACCTGATCGTGGTGGCGCCGGCGACCGCCGATCTGATGGCCAAGATGGCGCAGGGCCACGCCGACGATCTCGCCAGCGCCGTCCTGCTCGCGGCCAACCGGCCCATCCTGCTGGCGCCGGCGATGAACCCGCTGATGTGGAACAACCCCGCCACCCGCCGCAATGTCGCGCAACTCGAGCGCGACGGCGTGGCCATGATCGGACCCAATGCCGGCGAGATGGCGGAAGCCAATGAGGCCGGTGTCGGCCGCATGGCGGAGCCCACGGAAATCGCCGCCGCCGCCGAACGTCTGCTGCGGCCACCGCAACCGCGGCCGCTGGCGGGCAAACGCATCCTGATTACCGCGGGCCCCACCCATGAGCCGATCGACCCGGTGCGCTACATCGCCAACCGCTCCTCCGGCAAGCAGGGTTTTGCCATTGCGGCTGCAGCACAGGCAGCAGGCGCGGATGTCATCCTGGTCTCCGGCCCGGTCGATCTCGACGATCCCCCCGGCGTCACTGTGAAGCACGTCGAGTCCGCGCGCGACATGCTGCAGCAGGTCGAAGCCTCATTGCCGGCAGATATCGCGATCTTCGCCGCCGCGGTTGCCGACTGGCGCGTCGCCAATGCGGGCGAGCAGAAGCTGAAGAAGACCGGGTCCGGCATGCCGCCGCTGCAGCTGGTGGAAAATCCCGACATCCTCGCGACGATCTCGAAGCTCGGAGACAAGCGGCCGCCGCTGGTAATCGGCTTCGCCGCCGAAACCGAACACCTGATCGACAACGCCAAGGCAAAACTCGCGCGCAAGGGTTGCGACTGGATCGTGGCCAACGACGTTTCGCCGGCAACCGGCGTGATGGGCGGCGACCGCAACACGGTGCATCTCTTGACCCGCGACGGCGTAAACATCGGCGTCGATTCCTGGCCTGTCATGACCAAGGAACAGGTCGCAACCGAACTGGTGGCGCGGATCGCCGGCACCGTGGAGAAGGTCTCGTGA
- the dut gene encoding dUTP diphosphatase — protein sequence MSTRIKVEIRQLPHGEGLALPAYQSAHAAGLDLLAAVPEGAPLVLAAGKYALVPTGLTIALPPGYEAQVRPRSGLAAKHGVTVLNSPGTIDADYRGEIGVLLINHGDAPFPIRRGERIAQMVIAPVTTAEFVPVAALSATDRGTGGFGSTGR from the coding sequence GTGAGCACGCGCATCAAAGTCGAGATCCGGCAATTGCCGCACGGCGAAGGCCTGGCGTTGCCGGCCTATCAGAGCGCGCACGCCGCGGGGCTCGATTTGCTCGCGGCGGTTCCGGAAGGCGCGCCACTGGTGCTCGCCGCCGGAAAATATGCGCTGGTCCCGACCGGGCTCACCATCGCGCTGCCGCCGGGCTATGAAGCGCAGGTTCGTCCGCGCTCCGGCCTTGCCGCCAAGCATGGCGTCACGGTGTTGAACTCGCCCGGCACCATCGACGCGGATTATCGCGGCGAGATCGGCGTGCTCCTGATCAACCATGGCGACGCCCCGTTCCCGATCCGGCGCGGCGAGCGCATCGCGCAGATGGTGATTGCACCCGTGACGACGGCGGAGTTCGTTCCCGTGGCGGCGCTTTCGGCGACCGACCGCGGCACCGGCGGCTTCGGTTCGACCGGCCGCTGA